ACCTTCAAGGGCCGGATCAAGGGCGACGCCAAGGGTGGCACCGCACTGAATTTCGGTTCCTACGGTCTCAAGGCCATGGAGCCCGAGCGGATCACCGCACGCCAGATCGAAGCGGCCCGCCGTGCGATCACGCGTCACATCCGTCGTCAGGGCCGTCTGTGGATCCGCGTGTTCCCCGACGTACCGGTCACCAAGAAGCCGGCTGAAGTCCGTCAGGGCAAGGGCAAGGGTTCGGTCGAATATTGGGCGGCACGCGTCGCCCCCGGCCGCATCCTGTTCGAACTGGACGGCGTTCCCGGTCCGCTCGCAGCAGAGGCCTTCTCGCGCGCCGCGATGAAGCTGCCCATCAAGACGAAGGTCGTTGCCCGCCTCGGCGACACCTCGCATCTGGAGGGTTAAGCAATGGCCAATGTTGCTGATCTGAAGACCAAGACGGACGACGAACTGTCGACCGAACTGAACAACCTGAAGCGCGAGCAGTTCAATCTGCGTTTCCAGGCGGCTACCAACCAGCTGGAAAAGCCCAGCCGGGTCAAGGAAGTCCGCCGTTCGATCGCGCAGATCAAGACCCTGCAGACCGAGCGTAACCGCTCGGCCGCGAAGTAAAGGAAACACACGATGCCCAAGCGCGTGCTGACGGGAACGGTGGTTTCCGACAAGACCGACAAGACGGTGGTGGTTCGTGTAGAGCGCAAGGTTAAGCATGCGCTTTACGGCAAGATCATTCGCCGCTCGAAGAAGTACCATGCCCATGACGAGGGCAATGTCTACAAGGAAGGCGAGACGGTCCGCATCGAGGAGACCGCCCCGATTTCCAAGCTGAAGACCTGGAAGGTCATCGAGCGCGTGGACACGCACAAGGCGCCCGAAGCGGCCGCCTGACGCAGTCACTGACCCTTCGGGTCGAAAAAGTTCGGACGCGGGGCTGGCCTTTTCCATCGGAAAGGGTTACAGGCCCGCGCTTCGTGCATTTCGATTCACCGGGTCGGCACACGAAATTCGGAACCGCCGGGATAGTCCCGGTAGGCCAAATAAGAAGGAACCGGATCCATGATCCAGATGCAATCCAATCTTGACGTCGCTGACAACAGCGGCGCCAAGCGCGTCCAGTGCATCAAGGTGCTGGGCGGGTCGAAGCGTCGCTTCGCCAGCGTGGGCGACATCATCGTCGTCTCCGTCAAGGAAGCCGCGCCGCGCGGCAAGGTGAAGAAGGGTGACGTGCATCGCGCGGTCATCGTTCGCACCGCAAAGGATATCCGCCGTGCAGACGGTTCGGTCATCCGCTTCGACGGCAATGCCGCCGTCCTGGTCAACAAGAACGAGGAGCCGATCGGCACCCGTATCTTTGGCCCGGTCGTTCGCGAGCTGCGCGCCAAGAAGCACATGAAGATCATCTCTCTTGCTCCCGAGGTGCTGTAATGAGCGCTGCCAAGATCAAGAAGGGCGACAAGGTCGTCGTGCTGGCTGGTAAGGACAAGGGCCGTACCGGCACCGTCCTGCAGATGCTCCCCAAGGACGACAAGGTCCTGGTCGAGGGCATCAATGTGCATGCCAAGCATCGCAAGCCCGACCAGTCGAACCCGCAGGGTGGCATCGAGCGCAAGCCGGCCCCGCTGCACATTTCGAACGTGGCTGTCGCCGACAAGGATGGCAAGCCGACTCGCGTCCGTTTTGAGGACCGCGACGGCCAGAAGGTCCGCGTTGCCGTCAAGTCCGGTGAGGTGCTGTAATGGCTGACAAGTACATTCCGCGCTCGAAGGCGCAGTATGACGCTGAAATCGTGAAAGCGATGACCGAGAAGTTCGGTTACCAGAACGTCATGGAAATCCCTCGGATCGAAAAGATCACGCTCAACATGGGCGTGGGCGAAGCGACCCAGGACAAGAAGAAGGTCACTTCGGCGGCCGAGGAAATGGAACTGATCGCCGGCCAGAAGCCGGTCATCACCAAGGCGAAGAAGTCGATCGCGCAGTTCAAGCTGCGTGAAGGCATGCCGATCGGTGCCAAGGTCACGCTGCGCCGCGAGCGCATGTATGAATTCCTTGATCGCATGATCAACATCGCCCTGCCGCGCGTGCGCGATTTCCGTGGTCTCAACCCGAAGAGCTTCGACGGCCGTGGCAACTATGCCTTCGGCATCAAGGAGCAGATCATCTTCCCCGAGATCAGCTATGACCGCGTCGACAAGGTGCGCGGCATGGACATCATCGTGACCACCACCGCGAAGACGGACGACGAAGCGCGCGAACTGCTGCGCCTCTTCGGCTTCCCCTTCCCGCAGGAAGAAGAGAAGCAGGCGGCCTGAGTGCAGGCCCCGCTTCTCTCCCAACGCTTTAGCTAAGGAAGAGAACTTAAGTCATGGCGAAACTGAGTTCGATCAACAAGAACGAGCGCCGCAAGAAGCTGGTGAAGAAATATGCCGGCCGTTATGCGAAGCTCAAGGCGATCGCGAATGATACCGCGGCCGATGACAGCGATCGTCTGATCGCGCGTCTGAAGATGGCGGAGATCCCCCGCAACGGCAACCCGACCCGCGTTCGGAACCGCTGCGAACTGACGGGGCGTCCCCGCGCTTACTACCGCAAATTCCGCCTCTGCCGCGTGCAGCTGCGTGATCTGGCCAACAAGGGCCTGATCCCCGGCGTCACCAAGTCGAGCTGGTAAGGATCATTTGAGATGGCATTGACCGATCCCCTGGGTGATATGCTCACCCGCATCCGCAACGGCCAGCAGGCGAAGAAGGACAGCGTTGTGTCCCCCGCTTCCAAGCTGCGTGCCCGTGTGCTCGACGTGCTGCAGCGCGAAGGCTATATCCGTGGTTATTCCGAGGAAGCCCTCGGCAAGCACCCTGGCCTGCGCATCGAGCTGAAATATTTCGAAGGCCAGCCGGCGATCAAGCATGTCGCCCGCGTGTCCAAGCCTGGCCGCCGCGTCTATTCGGGTTCCAAGGAACTTCCGGTGATCCGCAACGGCCTGGGCATCACCATTGTCTCGACGCCCAAGGGTGTTCTGTCCGACGCGGAAGCGCGTGAACAGAATGTCGGCGGCGAAGTGCTGGCGGAGGTGTTCTGATGAGCCGTACCGGTAAGAAGCCGGTCAGCGTCCCTGCGGGCGTGACCGCATCGATCGAAGGCGGTCAGCTCTCGGTGAAGGGTCCCAAGGGCACCCTCGCCATTCCGCTGGCCGACGAAGTGACCTACACCATCGAAGAAGGTTCGATCGCCGTGAAGCCTGCCAATGACGGCAAGCGTGCACGTGCGTTCTGGGGCATGCAGCGTACGCTGATCCAGAACCTGATCACCGGCGTGACCGAGGGCTTCTCCAAGAAGCTGCTCATCACCGGTGTCGGCTATCGCGCCAATTCGCAGGGCAAGACCCTGAAGCTGCAGCTTGGCTACAGCCATGACGTCGATTTCGCGATCCCCGAAGGGATCGAGATCAAGACCCCGGATAACACCACGGTCGAGATCAGCGGCATCGACAAGCAGCAGGTCGGCCAGGTCGCTGCCGAGATCCGTCGCTGGCGTAAGCCTGAGCCCTATAAGGGCAAGGGCATCAAATATGCCGGCGAGTTCATCTTCCGCAAGGAAGGGAAGAAGAAGTAAGATGGCAAAGCTTTCCCTCTTCGCGCGGCGTCGTCGCCGCGTTCGCACCGCGCTCAAGGCAGTTTCGGGCCACAAGCCCCGCCTCAGCGTCCATCGTTCGGGCCGTCACATCTACGCCCAGGTCATTGACGACGTCGCCGGTACCACCGTCGCCGCCGCTTCGACCCTGGACAAGGATGTGGGTTCGAAGGCTCTGGGCAAGACCGGCGCCTCCTCCGAAGCCGCTGCCGATGTCGGCAAGCGTGTTGCCGCTGCGGCAACCGCCGCTGGTGTTACCAAGGTCGTGTTCGACCGTGGTGGCTTCCTGTTCCATGGCCGCGTCAAGGCGCTGGCCGATGCCGCCCGCGAAGGCGGGCTGGAGTTCTGATCATGGCTGACGAAAACACCAACGAAGTCGTCGCACCCGTCGAGGGCGCCGAGGCGGCACCGACCGAAGGTCGTGGTCCTGGCCGTGGCCGTGGCAACCGCAGCGGCGGCGATCGCAACCGTGGCGAGCGTGGCGGCCGTGGCCGTCGCGACGACCGTCGCGGCAACCGCGATGAGGAGCAGGGCGAAGAGCTGATCGAGAAGCTGGTTCACATCAACCGCGTCTCGAAGACCGTCAAGGGCGGTAAGCGCTTCGGTTTCGCTGCTCTGGTCGTCGTCGGCGACGGCAAGGGCCGCGCCGGTTTCGGCCATGGCAAGGCACGCGAAGTGCCTGAAGCCATCAGCAAGGCGACCGCTTCGGCCAAGAAGGCGATGGTTCGCGTTCCGCTGAAGGAAGGCCGTACCCTGCATCATGACGGTCTGGGCCATTTCGGCGCTGGCAAGGTCACCGTGCGTTCGGCTCCGGCCGGTACGGGTATCATCGCCGGTGGTCCGATGCGCGCCGTGTTCGAAAGCCTCGGCGTCGCTGACGTCGTGACCAAGTCGAACGGCACGTCGAACCCCTACAACATGATCCGGGCGACCTTTGCCGCTCTGGGCGAACAGACCAGCCCCAAGGCAGTGGCGCAGCGTCGTGGCAAGAAGATCGCCGATCTTCTGCGTCGCGGTGGTGCCTCGGCCGAGGTTGCCCAGGCTGACGCCGAAGCGATTGCGGAGTAACTGACATGGCGAAGATCAAGATCAAGCAGATCGGTTCGCCGATCCGCCGCCCCGAAGCTCAGAAGAAGATTCTGATCGGTCTGGGCCTTGGCAAGATGCATCGCGTGGTCGAGCTGGAAGACACTGCGGAAGTCCGCGGCGCCATCAAGAAGCTCCCCCACATGGTACAGGTCGTCGAGGGCTAAGCCCTTTCGACCCGACGAATAAGAGCGAAAGAGGGGGAAACCCCTCTTTCGTTTTTTCAGCGGAGGCGCTAACGGGCGCTTCCTTTAGATGATTCCGATGGGAATCAGCGCGCCAAAAGCGAAAGCGAGTGCAACATATGAAACTGAACGAAATCAACGACAATGCCGGTGCCCGCAAGGGCCGCATGCGCGTCGGCCGCGGTATCGGCTCGGGCAAGGGCAAGACCGCCGGTCGCGGCCAGAAGGGTGCCAAGGCACGTTCGGGCGTCAGCATCAACGGCTTCGAGGGCGGTCAGATGCCGCTCCACATGCGCATTCCGAAGCGCGGCTTCAACAACATCTTCGCCAACGATTATGCGATCGTGAACCTGGGTGAAGTGCAGGTCGCGATCGACGCCGGCAAGCTCGACGCTGCCGCCGTCATCGATCATGCCGCACTGAAGGCAGCCAACCTGGCCCGTGGTGGCAAGGATGGCGTGCGCGTTCTCGCCAAGGGTGAACTGACCGCCAAGGTCAGCTTCCTCGTCGCCGGTGCCTCGAAGAGCGCCGTCGAAGCGGTCGAGAAGGCTGGTGGCAAGCTCGACGTGATCGAGGTCGTTCCTGCTGCCGAGAAGGCCAAGGCGAAGAAGGGCACCGCCCTTGCCGCCAAGAAGGCTGCTCACAAGGCCTAAGTCTCGCCCGAGACTTGCAAGCACGGCCCCGCTGCCCGATATGGGTTGGCGGGGCTATGCGTATCGGGGGGAGCAGGTTCGTCGCATCGGCGGCAACTCCCGTTCGACACGACCTTCCCGCCCCGCTAAGGGGTTAGCGATTCCGCCACGGGGCACTGGCCCCGGCAAGAATGATTTGAAGGGCAGCCACCATGGCATCGAGAGCCGACCAGCTCGCATCCAACCTCAGCCTCGCGAAGTTCAGCCAGGCGACCGACCTCAAGAAGCGCCTGTGGTTCACCCTGGGCGCACTGATCGTTTTCCGCTTCCTCAGCTTCGTGCCGCTGCCGGGTATCGATCCGACCGCGCTTGCCGCATGGTCGCAAAGATCGACCGGTGGCATCCTCGACATCTTCAACACCTTTTCGGGTGGTGCATTGTCGCGCGCGAGCCTTATCACGCTGGGCATCATGCCGTACATCACGGCGTCGATCGTGGTGCAGCTGGGCGCGTCGCTGTCGCCGCAGCTCGCCGCGATCAAGAAGGAAGGCGAAAGCGGGCGCAAGAAGCTCAACCAATATACCCGTTATGGCACGGTCGCGCTGACCGCGATCCAGGGCTATGCTGCCGCCGCCAACTGGCAGGCGCAGGGCGTTGTTGTCGATCCGGGTATGCTGTTTGTGGTTTCGGCGATCATCTCGCTGATCGGCGGCACCATGTTCCTGCTGTGGCTGGGTGAACAGATCACCTCGCGCGGTATCGGCAACGGCACTTCGCTCATCATCATGGCGGGCATCGTCGCCCAGCTGCCGGTGACGCTCAGCAACCTGTTCAAGTCGGGCAGCACAGGTGCGATCTCGGGCCTGCTGATCTTCCTGGTTCTCGTACTGGGCTTTGGCCTGATCGCGTTCATCTGTTTCATGGAACGGGCGCAGCGTCGGGTGCTGATCCAGTATCCCAAGCGCCAGACGCGTCAGGGCCTGATGCAGGCCGATCGCAGCCATCTGCCGCTGAAGGTCAATACCGCAGGCGTGATCCCGCCGATCTTCGCCAGCTCGCTGCTGCTGCTGCCGCTGACCATCTCGCAGTTCATGGGCCAGACGGTCGCCGGTGAGAGCAAGCTTGGCGATTTCGTGCTGACCCTGAACCAGTATCTGGCGCATGGCAGTCCGGTCTATATGGCGCTTTATGGCCTGGGCATCGTCTTCTTCTGCTTCTTCTACACCGCAGTGGTGTTCAATCCGGAAGAGACGGCCGACAATCTGAAGCGCAATGGTGGTTTCATTCCGGGCATCCGGCCGGGCAAGAACACCGAAAATTACCTGGATTATGTGCTGACGCGCATCACGGTGATTGGTGCCGCCTATCTGGCCTTCATCTGCCTGGTGCCGGAATTCGTCATCGCCCGGGCGGGAATTCCCTTCTACCTTGGTGGGACTAGCCTGCTGATCGTCGTCAATGTTACGGTCGACACCGTGACCCAGATCCAGAGCCATCTGCTGGCCCATCAATATGGGGATCTGATCAAGAAGGCGAAGCTGAAGGGGCGTCTGCGCTAAAGGGCGCGCAGACCGGCGAGCGCAAGAATAAGGGGAGAATGCGCGCAATGAATATCATTCTGCTTGGCCCTCCGGGCGCCGGCAAGGGCACGCAGGCCACGCGCCTGGTGGATGATCGTGGCATGGTGCAGCTGTCGACCGGAGACATGCTGCGGGCGGCGGTAAAGGCGGGCACGCCGGTCGGCCTGCAGGCCAAGGCGTTGATGGAATCGGGCTCGCTGGTCCCTGACGAGGTCGTGTCGGGCATCATCGGCGAGGCGCTGGACGCGCTGCCGGTCGATACCGGCGTGATCTTCGACGGCTATCCGCGTACCGAGGCCCAGGCCCATTCGCTGGATACCATCCTGGCCGATCGCGGCCGCAGCCTGGATCATGTGATCGAGCTGGAAGTGAACGAGGATGCGCTGGTCGAGCGCATCACCGGGCGTTTCACCTGTGCCACCTGTGGCACGGGCTATCATGACATCTTCAAGCAGCCCAAGGTCGAAGGCACCTGCGACAAGTGCGGCGGCCATGAATTCAAGCGCCGGCCTGACGACAATGAGGAAACGGTGCGTACTCGCATGGCCGAATATCGCGCCAAGACCGCACCGATCCTGCCGATCTACGAGGCGCGCGGCATCGTGTCGCGGGTCGATGGCATGGCGGACATGAACGACGTGACTGCTGCGATCGCAGCGATATTGGCCGCAGCGACGGTGTGAGCTAGTTTCTGCCCCGTTCAGGCGGGGAGGAAAGATGCGTCGTTTCTTGACATGGATGATGGCAGGCGCCGGCATGGCGCTGGCGGTGACACCCGGACAGGGGAGGGTCACCGCCAGCAGCGATGCCGGCTTTGTCGTGGAATCGAGTGTCGATGTGCTGCTGGCGCCCCAGGCAGCCTATGCGCTGATCGCGGCACCCGATCGCTGGTGGAGCAGTGCCCACACCTATAGCGGCGACGCACGGAATTTGCGCCTGGATCCCCGCGCTGGAGGCTGCTTTTGCGAGACGTGGGGGGATGGCGAGAAGGGCGGCGGCAGTGTCGAGCACGCCCATGTCGTCTATGCCGCGCCGGGGCGGCAGTTGCGGCTGATCGGCAGCCTGGGGCCGCTGCAGGCCGATCCGGTGACGGGCATATTGGATTTTCGGCTGACGCCGGCCGGGCAGGGCACGCGCATCACCCTATCCTATGCAGTGGGTGGCTATATGCGGGGCGGGAGGCAATCGATCGCGCCAATCGTGGACAAGGTTCTGTCCGAGCAAATGGCCGGGCTGAAGCGAGTCGCGGATGCGCGTCCGCATTGATGCGGACATATTCACCATATCCTGCTGGTCGAAAGTGCGATTGACGCGCGCCGAGTGATCGGAATCCGGATTTGGAGCAGGGGTTAACTACGAAAAGGGCGGATTCGTTGCTGCAATATTGCTATGCAGCATCATGATCGGTACCCCATCCAAGCGCACAAGGTTAACGGAGCTGGATGCGCTGCGGGGCATCGGCGCGCTGTGCGTGCTGGTCTTTCATTATTCGACCCGCTTCCACGAGTTGTTCCCGCAGGCCAGTCATGTCCCCTTCAGCTTTCCGGGGGGCAATTACCGCGTTCTGCTGTTCTTCACCATTTCGGGCTTCGCGATCTTCTTCACCCTCGATCGCATCGGCACGGTGGCCGATTTCATCGTCAACCGCTTCGCCCGGCTCTATCCGGCCTATCTGGTCGCGATGCTGGTCACCCTGTCGATCGAGTATCTGGCGCAGGCGACTCAGTTATTGGTCGGCCCGTTCGCGATCCTCGCCAATCTCACCATGCTCCAGGGCTTTGCCTTCATCCCGGAAGTCGATGGCGCCTATTGGACGCTGACGGTGGAGATCGCCTTCTATTTCTGTATGATATCGATCTGGAAATGGATTGGGCTCAAGCATCTGGAGCCCATGCTGGTCGCCTGGCTGGCGTTGCGCTGGCTGATGTATCTGTGGCCCGACATCGTGCCCGAACGGGTCGTGATGCTGCTGGTGCTGCGCTACACGCCCTTTTTCGTGATCGGCATGCTGGCCTACCGCATTTGGGCGGGACAACGCAGCTGGCGCCAGCAGTCACCCTATGCCGGGCTGGCGCTGCTGTCGGTGGCGACCATGGAAACATGGGATGTGACAGTCGTCGCCTGTGTGCTGATGGCGATCTTTGCCGCGCTGATCCGCAACCGGCTGCGCTGGCTGGCGCTGCGTCCGCTCGTCTGGATGGGCGGGATCAGCTACAGCTTCTATCTCATTCATCAGCATGTCGGCTTCGTCGTCATGCTGGAAATCGCCAAGGCGGGCTACAGCCCCTGGATCGGCTTTGCCGCCGCCTTCCTGGTCGCGCTGACATTGGGGACGTTGATCAACCGTCTGGTCGAGCGGCCCGCCGGCGAGATGATCCTGCGCTGGTGGAAGCGCCATCGCCCGGCGCCATCAGCGATCGCGGAGACCGCGCCGAGCGGCACCTGAAGGAACGAGGGCATTGCCGACATCGGCAATGCCCTCGTCTTGGCCTGGCTTATTGCGCGACCGGGGCGGCTGCCGCCGCATTGTCCGGCAGGCCACCCAGCTGGGTCACCAATTTGGTATAGGCGTCGAGATAGGCGAGCACGATCACCTGGCCGATCTCCGTATTCTGATAGCCCCCGCCGCCGGCCCCGGCAAAGCCGCCCCACCAGCTCGCGCCGCCGCTGGCGTTGAAGCTCAAGTCGGACTTGCGGGCATAACCCTCCGTCAGCGCCTCTTCCTCGGTCGTGCGGGCATTGACGACCGAAAGCGTGACATTGGCCTCGCTCTTCTTGACGTTGATGCCGCCGGCGAGCCGACCCCAGGTGCTGCCGCCCATGAACCCGCCCAGTACGCCGCCAAGGGAATTACCGCCACTGTTGCGGTTGGACGAGACGATGTCCGGTTCCAGGAAATAGTCCGCAGCCTTGACCTGGCCCTTGCCCAGATTGCTGCCGGCCTGCAGTTCGCCATTATCGGCCATGGCGCGTTCCATGTTGCGGTTCGCCATCGATCGGCCGCGATTGACCAGGCCGAAACAGCCCGACTGCTGGACGAAGATTTTCAGGATCGCCTCGGGGCTGCCCAGATTGAGTTCGCGCCACCACTGATTGTCGGGTTCGACGATGGCGACGGTACCCAGGCGCTTGGTGCAATGGGGAATTTCCGCCTGCTTCTTCGTCTGTTCCTGTCGGGCCGATGAGCCGGGGGCCGCCATCGCCTGCGGCAGGGGCGGCCCAAGGCAGACCGCAACTGCGGCCAACATCTTCAATACACGCATCGTAAGAACCCCGTTCCTTGTCTGATCGAGAGAAAGTGGAGCGCCCCGGATATTTTCGGCGCAGCCTATCACAGCGGCAAGAAGGGGCCAAGCAAGGGGAACCGCCCCGACGCATGCGCGATCCTGCTGACATAGCCTGAAACTGCTGCTATCGGGCGCCGATGACCGATCTTAGCCATATCCGTAATTTCTCGATCATCGCCCATATCGACCATGGCAAGTCGACCCTGGCCGATCGCCTGATCCAGCGTACCGGCGGCCTGACCGACCGCGAGATGAGCGCGCAGGTACTCGACAATATGGACATCGAGAAAGAGCGCGGCATCACGATCAAGGCGCAGACCGTGCGTCTTGATTATACCGCCAAGAATGGCGAGACCTATGAGCTCAACCTCATGGACACGCCGGGCCATGTCGACTTCGCCTATGAGGTGTCGCGCTCGCTCGCCGCGTGCGAGGGCGCGCTGCTGGTCGTCGACGCCGCGCAGGGCGTGGAAGCGCAGACGCTGGCGAACGTCTATCAGTCGATCGAGCATGATCATGAGATCGTGCCGGTGCTCAACAAGATCGACCTGCCCGCCGCGGAGCCGGAAAAGGTGCGCGCCGAGATCGAGGAAGTGATCGGCCTCGACGCATCCGAAGCGGTGCTGGCCAGCGCCAAGTCGGGCATCGGCATCGACGATATCCTGGAAGCCATCGTTACCAAGATTCCGCCGCCCAAGGGCGATCGCAACGCGCCGCTGGAAGCGATGCTGGTCGACAGCTGGTACGACCCCTATCTGGGCGTGGTCATCCTGGTGCGCGTCGTCAACGGCGTCATCAAGAAGGGCCAGGCGATCAAGTTCATGATCGGCGGCACCGAACATCTGATCGACCGGGTCGGCTGCATGCGGCCCAAGATCGAGCAACTGCCCGAACTGGCGGCGGGCGAGATCGGCTTCATCACCGCGCAGATCAAGGAAATCGCGCAGACCCGCGTGGGCGACACCATCACCACGGTCAAGAATGGCGCGACGACGCCGTTGCCAGGCTTCAAGGAAGTGCAGCCGGTGGTGTTCTGCGGCCTGTTCCCGGTCGACGCCAATGATTTCGACAAGCTGCGCGACAGCATCTCCAAGCTGCGGCTCAACGACGCCTCGTTCAGCTTCGAGATGGAGAGCAGCGCCGCGCTCGGCTTCGGCTTCCGCTGCGGCTTCCTGGGCCTCCTCCATCTGGAGATCATTCAGGAACGGCTGACCCGCGAATATGACCTCGATCTCATCACCACCGCGCCGTCGGTCGTCTACAAGATC
The sequence above is drawn from the Sphingobium sp. AP49 genome and encodes:
- the rplP gene encoding 50S ribosomal protein L16, which produces MLQPKKMKFRKTFKGRIKGDAKGGTALNFGSYGLKAMEPERITARQIEAARRAITRHIRRQGRLWIRVFPDVPVTKKPAEVRQGKGKGSVEYWAARVAPGRILFELDGVPGPLAAEAFSRAAMKLPIKTKVVARLGDTSHLEG
- the rpmC gene encoding 50S ribosomal protein L29; this translates as MANVADLKTKTDDELSTELNNLKREQFNLRFQAATNQLEKPSRVKEVRRSIAQIKTLQTERNRSAAK
- the rpsQ gene encoding 30S ribosomal protein S17; translation: MPKRVLTGTVVSDKTDKTVVVRVERKVKHALYGKIIRRSKKYHAHDEGNVYKEGETVRIEETAPISKLKTWKVIERVDTHKAPEAAA
- the rplN gene encoding 50S ribosomal protein L14 is translated as MIQMQSNLDVADNSGAKRVQCIKVLGGSKRRFASVGDIIVVSVKEAAPRGKVKKGDVHRAVIVRTAKDIRRADGSVIRFDGNAAVLVNKNEEPIGTRIFGPVVRELRAKKHMKIISLAPEVL
- the rplX gene encoding 50S ribosomal protein L24 → MSAAKIKKGDKVVVLAGKDKGRTGTVLQMLPKDDKVLVEGINVHAKHRKPDQSNPQGGIERKPAPLHISNVAVADKDGKPTRVRFEDRDGQKVRVAVKSGEVL
- the rplE gene encoding 50S ribosomal protein L5, with protein sequence MADKYIPRSKAQYDAEIVKAMTEKFGYQNVMEIPRIEKITLNMGVGEATQDKKKVTSAAEEMELIAGQKPVITKAKKSIAQFKLREGMPIGAKVTLRRERMYEFLDRMINIALPRVRDFRGLNPKSFDGRGNYAFGIKEQIIFPEISYDRVDKVRGMDIIVTTTAKTDDEARELLRLFGFPFPQEEEKQAA
- the rpsN gene encoding 30S ribosomal protein S14, giving the protein MAKLSSINKNERRKKLVKKYAGRYAKLKAIANDTAADDSDRLIARLKMAEIPRNGNPTRVRNRCELTGRPRAYYRKFRLCRVQLRDLANKGLIPGVTKSSW
- the rpsH gene encoding 30S ribosomal protein S8, producing MALTDPLGDMLTRIRNGQQAKKDSVVSPASKLRARVLDVLQREGYIRGYSEEALGKHPGLRIELKYFEGQPAIKHVARVSKPGRRVYSGSKELPVIRNGLGITIVSTPKGVLSDAEAREQNVGGEVLAEVF
- the rplF gene encoding 50S ribosomal protein L6: MSRTGKKPVSVPAGVTASIEGGQLSVKGPKGTLAIPLADEVTYTIEEGSIAVKPANDGKRARAFWGMQRTLIQNLITGVTEGFSKKLLITGVGYRANSQGKTLKLQLGYSHDVDFAIPEGIEIKTPDNTTVEISGIDKQQVGQVAAEIRRWRKPEPYKGKGIKYAGEFIFRKEGKKK
- the rplR gene encoding 50S ribosomal protein L18: MAKLSLFARRRRRVRTALKAVSGHKPRLSVHRSGRHIYAQVIDDVAGTTVAAASTLDKDVGSKALGKTGASSEAAADVGKRVAAAATAAGVTKVVFDRGGFLFHGRVKALADAAREGGLEF
- the rpsE gene encoding 30S ribosomal protein S5, with amino-acid sequence MADENTNEVVAPVEGAEAAPTEGRGPGRGRGNRSGGDRNRGERGGRGRRDDRRGNRDEEQGEELIEKLVHINRVSKTVKGGKRFGFAALVVVGDGKGRAGFGHGKAREVPEAISKATASAKKAMVRVPLKEGRTLHHDGLGHFGAGKVTVRSAPAGTGIIAGGPMRAVFESLGVADVVTKSNGTSNPYNMIRATFAALGEQTSPKAVAQRRGKKIADLLRRGGASAEVAQADAEAIAE
- the rpmD gene encoding 50S ribosomal protein L30 — its product is MAKIKIKQIGSPIRRPEAQKKILIGLGLGKMHRVVELEDTAEVRGAIKKLPHMVQVVEG
- the rplO gene encoding 50S ribosomal protein L15, yielding MKLNEINDNAGARKGRMRVGRGIGSGKGKTAGRGQKGAKARSGVSINGFEGGQMPLHMRIPKRGFNNIFANDYAIVNLGEVQVAIDAGKLDAAAVIDHAALKAANLARGGKDGVRVLAKGELTAKVSFLVAGASKSAVEAVEKAGGKLDVIEVVPAAEKAKAKKGTALAAKKAAHKA
- the secY gene encoding preprotein translocase subunit SecY, which translates into the protein MASRADQLASNLSLAKFSQATDLKKRLWFTLGALIVFRFLSFVPLPGIDPTALAAWSQRSTGGILDIFNTFSGGALSRASLITLGIMPYITASIVVQLGASLSPQLAAIKKEGESGRKKLNQYTRYGTVALTAIQGYAAAANWQAQGVVVDPGMLFVVSAIISLIGGTMFLLWLGEQITSRGIGNGTSLIIMAGIVAQLPVTLSNLFKSGSTGAISGLLIFLVLVLGFGLIAFICFMERAQRRVLIQYPKRQTRQGLMQADRSHLPLKVNTAGVIPPIFASSLLLLPLTISQFMGQTVAGESKLGDFVLTLNQYLAHGSPVYMALYGLGIVFFCFFYTAVVFNPEETADNLKRNGGFIPGIRPGKNTENYLDYVLTRITVIGAAYLAFICLVPEFVIARAGIPFYLGGTSLLIVVNVTVDTVTQIQSHLLAHQYGDLIKKAKLKGRLR
- a CDS encoding adenylate kinase; this translates as MNIILLGPPGAGKGTQATRLVDDRGMVQLSTGDMLRAAVKAGTPVGLQAKALMESGSLVPDEVVSGIIGEALDALPVDTGVIFDGYPRTEAQAHSLDTILADRGRSLDHVIELEVNEDALVERITGRFTCATCGTGYHDIFKQPKVEGTCDKCGGHEFKRRPDDNEETVRTRMAEYRAKTAPILPIYEARGIVSRVDGMADMNDVTAAIAAILAAATV
- a CDS encoding SRPBCC family protein; this encodes MRRFLTWMMAGAGMALAVTPGQGRVTASSDAGFVVESSVDVLLAPQAAYALIAAPDRWWSSAHTYSGDARNLRLDPRAGGCFCETWGDGEKGGGSVEHAHVVYAAPGRQLRLIGSLGPLQADPVTGILDFRLTPAGQGTRITLSYAVGGYMRGGRQSIAPIVDKVLSEQMAGLKRVADARPH
- a CDS encoding acyltransferase — encoded protein: MIGTPSKRTRLTELDALRGIGALCVLVFHYSTRFHELFPQASHVPFSFPGGNYRVLLFFTISGFAIFFTLDRIGTVADFIVNRFARLYPAYLVAMLVTLSIEYLAQATQLLVGPFAILANLTMLQGFAFIPEVDGAYWTLTVEIAFYFCMISIWKWIGLKHLEPMLVAWLALRWLMYLWPDIVPERVVMLLVLRYTPFFVIGMLAYRIWAGQRSWRQQSPYAGLALLSVATMETWDVTVVACVLMAIFAALIRNRLRWLALRPLVWMGGISYSFYLIHQHVGFVVMLEIAKAGYSPWIGFAAAFLVALTLGTLINRLVERPAGEMILRWWKRHRPAPSAIAETAPSGT
- a CDS encoding CsgG/HfaB family protein translates to MRVLKMLAAVAVCLGPPLPQAMAAPGSSARQEQTKKQAEIPHCTKRLGTVAIVEPDNQWWRELNLGSPEAILKIFVQQSGCFGLVNRGRSMANRNMERAMADNGELQAGSNLGKGQVKAADYFLEPDIVSSNRNSGGNSLGGVLGGFMGGSTWGRLAGGINVKKSEANVTLSVVNARTTEEEALTEGYARKSDLSFNASGGASWWGGFAGAGGGGYQNTEIGQVIVLAYLDAYTKLVTQLGGLPDNAAAAAPVAQ